One Apodemus sylvaticus chromosome 23, mApoSyl1.1, whole genome shotgun sequence genomic window carries:
- the LOC127673774 gene encoding vomeronasal type-1 receptor 2-like, translated as MDARNLGIGIIILLQSTVGILGNISLLSYYLVIYYKKHKAKPMDLIIIHLIIVNILIILSKGMSSTMATFGLKLFFNDWSYQFFMYVLRVFRSLSIVTICLLSIFQSIIIIPRNSCWKNLRVTSPKDISLCISLCWVLYTFINVIFPLYVSITLSGKNVTQDTNFTLYTIVGYDKITVSLYITFVVFPEILFSGLITWSSSSMIVILYRHKQRVQYIRSTHAFHRGSPEARATQNILLLVSSFLTFYILSAISHAYSALFHSSNWWLMNFTTIITLCLPTSSPFILMTQSSLLSKFCFLWEKYTKF; from the coding sequence ATGGATGCCAGGAATTTGGGAATAGGAATAATAATCCTATTACAGAGTACAGTTGGAATTCTAGGAAacatctctctcctttcctacTACTTGGTTATTTATTATaagaaacacaaagcaaagcCCATGGATTTGATTATTATTCATCTGATCATAGTTAACATCTTGATCATTCTCTCTAAAGGAATGTCTAGCACAATGGCAACTTTTGGGTTGAAACTTTTCTTTAATGATTGGAGCTATcaattttttatgtatgttcTAAGAGTTTTCAGGAGCCTGTCCATTGTCACCATCTGCCTCTTGAGTATCTTCCAGAGCATCATCATCATCCCAAGAAACTCTTGTTGGAAGAATCTTAGAGTCACATCTCCAAAGGATATTAGTTTATGCATTTCTCTCTGCTGGGTCTTATACACCTtcataaatgttatttttcctttgtatgtGTCCATAACATTAAGTGGAAAAAATGTAACACAGGATACAAATTTCACACTCTATACTATTGTAGGATATGACAAAATCACAGTTTCCTTATATATAACTTTTGTTGTGTTTCCCGAAATTCTGTTTTCTGGTCTCATCACCTGGTCCAGTAGTTCAATGATTGTCATTCTGTACAGACACAAACAGCGAGTTCAATACATCCGCAGCACTCATGCTTTCCATAGAGGCTCCCCTGAAGCCAGAGCCACCCAGAACATCCTGCTCCTAGTTTCCTCCTTTCTGACTTTTTATATACTCTCTGCCATCTCACATGCTTACAGTGCTCTATTCCACAGTTCAAATTGGTGGCTGATGAATTTCACAACCATTATAACTTTATGTCTTCCCACTTCAAGCCCTTTTATACTTATGACTCAGTCATCACTTCTCTCCAAATTCTGTTTTCTCTGGGAAAAGTATACAAAATTTTAA